Genomic DNA from Fusarium oxysporum Fo47 chromosome IX, complete sequence:
TCTTAGCGTTTCTACCACATCTATCTTCAGCCTCTGTGCAGTTTTACGTAGAAGCTCATCTCGAGCTACGCTAAGCCCCTCGCTATCAAGACATTCGGGAAGTCGCCAATTTCGATGCAGGTTATTGTGAGACGAGCGAACAACCGGCTTGTCGGTCTGAAGGGCTTCAAAGTAGTATTGGCATAGTCGACGACCGGACTAGTGATATCCCATCGCATCCTCGGTCGCGACCGCGGAGAGAAGCTCACGAACCGCTTTGAGCGCTCTCTTGAGGTCGAATTCACTGAGTGCGACTGTTGTATCCTCCCTATCTACAGTAGATTCATAGGTCTTACTCTAAGTAGATCCTATATCATAACACCGTTGCTAACCCAGCTATCCTACTAAAGTATTTAGCTTCCTGGTCTCTGCAGAACCCTAACCAACTGCATTAACGCCGTACTCCTCACTGCATACCTCCCCAACCTTGCCCATCGCAACTAGGCCATGATCTAAAAGGAAATTATTAAGTAAGAATTATCTTGAgattttttaattttaaaaagTGTTTTTTTAAAATTATCTTTCAACCTTGATATACATAGGCTTAAATAGTCCCATTATTTGATATCAGTTCTCTTTAACTTTCagtttataataattataagagtatttatatatatacttacTCTTTTTAAGTAAATTACAATAGcctaatttataaaagtcTTAGGTTTAGTAATTCTATAGTACTCTAAATACAGGGTAGCTACTAACTATATATGTTTTTTATTAAGAGATTTTCTTGAAAAAGGTTAATATGCCTCGGATTCGCCACTTATATAATTACCATCATTTTCGAATCTGCCACCCAGAAGCATTACCTATACCTAATGTCTGACAGATCATCGCGCTCGTTCCCCTGCCGAGTGATTTTCGAAATTCAACTTTACCCTCTTGCAAAGTGGGGAGAAAGAATAATTCGGCTAACCAATCAATGGAATATCTTAGCGACAGCCAAATACTCCTCCATACCGGTCCATATCAAAGCCGTAACAAGGTCATAACGTGTTAATCTTCCCCACGTAATCCTGGGGAACACCCCCGATGTGGAGATACGGGGTAAAAGGATCAGGTTGTCAAAATATATATTTTGATGTTTGCTTTCACCTTCATATGTTAAATTTCCCATCGCCTTCCAAGTCATTCTCTGGGATCTCAAGTCTCTGAACACCCGAGATTCGAAACATCAAGAACTCTTTTGTCTTATCCACTATACTATTCATTTCAACGCTTGGGTGCTCGCTGCCACCACCGCCAACATTATGGTAGACCGATACTTTGGGTTTAGGGGAACTCCTCTCCTAATATGGCTAACCGTGTGCTACACGGCTTCCATGGCCTCGTTTGCTTACGACCAGGCTGTTTTTAGTGCGTGCAACCTAGATGTCGTCACCAGGGCGTGCTTCAATCATGGAATCCTCTCGTATACGTTTGGCTAACTTACTCTTTGCAGGTGGAATTATTGTGTCCAAGGACTTCCTGCAGACCATGAACCATCCGGATGCCAACATGCAGGGAACTATCACCTCGCTTTACAATGTCGGCTGTTTCTTCGGTGCCGTCTCGGGTTCCCTCATAGGCTCATACCTAGGACGCAAGCGATCTGTTGTTCTGGGTACTACCGTTCTGGTAATTGGAGCCATCTTGCAGATCTCGGCGTTCAGTGTGCCCCATATGATTGTTGGGCGCTTAGTCGCTGGCCTCGGAGACGGTCTCAACACGGCAACTGCCCCCGTTTGGCAAAGTGAGACTACAAAAGCTGAATGGCGGGGCAAACTGGTCGTCCTGGGTCTGGTCGTCAATGTTGCCGGGTTTTCTCTAGCTAACTGGGTCACCTTTGGCTTTTCTTACTTGCAAGGCAGCATTTCTTGGCGGCTTCCTCTTGCCTTCAAATTGCTCTTCTGCCTTGTCATTCTCTGCAAATCCCCTTGGCTGCCTGAGTCTCCTAGATGGCTCATCTCCAAAGGTCGCATTGAGGAAGCTGATGTTCATAATGTTAAGAATGTTGGCACCGAAGGTGAAAAGGCTAAGCATACTGTATCTCACTCTGAGAACTAAAACTTGAATaaatattattctttttttttctttagGAAAGGTATTCATTTGGTTACGAGAAGATCCGCAAGGAGGCGCTTGAGCAACTTGATAACGTCTACTTCCCCGTCGAAGCCACCCAGACAGGCTTTATTCGCAACAAGGGCCTTTCAGCTACTACTCAGTTGATTGCGCTGATGGCTCGCCTCGTCGAGCAGCGTTGTTTGGCCAACGCTACGCTTCATGGACATTCTAAGGTGGCATTGAGTGGATCTATCCTCGAGGAAGCGCCTTTCCCGGAAGTATTGGTTGCTAAGGCGTACAGCACGGATAGAaagaagcttgatcttgttgtcTATAATGGAAAAGAGACTGGAGTCTTTCAACTTGGGTTTGAGAGTTTGATTCCTGGTCAGCAGTACTCTGTCAGCAGTGGAGGTTCAGTCGCAGCTAATGGGGCCCGCAACGCGTTCATTGATGCAGAGATTAATGGAAGAATTCAGATCGTCCTGCAACCGATCGGATATTTACATCAGTAGTTACACTTTCTTAGACTTTATTCAAGTGGTTTGGGGATGACATCCTTCTTCTAACTGTTGCCCATCATAAATGTAACCAACCTCCTGCACCAACCCCCTATAGATACACGAATAGGAATCTAGTTTACAATCCAATCTTGAACCCGCCTGGCCAATGCTTCTGAAAAGTCCGAGAAGGATCATACTTGCGAGAGATCTGAAGCAACTTCTGCTTATTCTCCTTTCCATAGCCATCATAAATGTTCTGGAATCCGGCTGCATCTCCCATGTAGGTGAAAGGATCATAGATACCAGCCTTCTGGGTAGCATTAGCAATTGCCCAAGTCGTGTCCTCGATCCACTTGAACACAGCGTCATTGTGCTCATCACCACTCCACTCAACAACCTCTGCCCAAGCAATGTACGtgcccttcttctcgacatccAATCCCAGGGCATTACCTCCGGGGTTGTACTTCTTAGAAGCCTTTGTCCAGAGAGATCCTAGAGGCTGCCAGTCGACAGAAATAAGCACGCGGTCCTTAGCGGGGAGGATCTTGTATAAGTCTGGAAGAGCGTCGAGGAAGCCATCGTTCACAATCTGTATGCCCTTGAGTATCCCTTCGTATGTTTTACCCGTAGTGGTGCCGGCGATGAACTGGTCGTTGATCTTGGGAGTGACAAGCTGGCCAGTCTCATCCGAGAATTGAGCAAgagtcttcttctcgaacgTGTTGGAAATAGCGGGAAGGTCGAAGAATGGCCTGAAGCACTCGGGTTCCGGGTTCGAATCGCTGTCGTAGAAGAGAATTGCGCCGCCAATAGTTGTCTCCTCATCAACTGCAATCACCTGAGGAACAATATGTGCGAGAGGGTCAGTATTGAAGGCCGAGAAATTTGCCACTGCCTGTAGTTCTGTCAGTCCTGATCAAGTAATTCCTTTATGGCGTCTCGTACCTTCAAGAACCCAGGTATATCAGCGACGCTGTAGATACCAGCGTAAATCTGATCCGATGGGAAAGTGGCGAGCTTGAACTTGGTGACGATGCCGAAATTGTTAGATCCACCCTTCAGAGCCCAAAAGAGATCTGGATGTGACTTTGAAGTGACTGATATGATCTTGCCGCTGGACACCACGAGCTCATACTCGAGTACGTTATCCGCAGCCCATCCTCGCTGGTTGCCATGGAAATTGATGCCTCCAGCCAGAAGCAGACCCGGTACACCGACTGGAGAAAGACGACCACCCGCAACTGCAAGCTTGTGCTGGCCTAGATAGCGATAAACCTGGCCCCAATCCAAGCCAGGTCCAACCCAAACCGACTTTTTGTCTTTGGCCAATTCGAGAGTTGTCAAATTGGACATGACGAGTAGCGGACCTCCGTCGATGTTATTAGCGCCTGCAATGGCCATGTGTCCGCCTCCACGCAGACCAAAGGATGTACGACCGGTGCTCATCAACTTGACTGCCTCAGCAACATGCTTTGCGCTGGTAGGGCGGAAGACGCAAGCTGGTTCTAGGATCTCATTATTAGACCAGAAATTTTGCGACTCGAACTCGTAAACTGCGTCTTTCGGGTAAAAGGTCTTGTCAGAAAAGGCATGCTTGAATGCATCGCAGCCAGACTCAGTCTTCTTTGCCGTGGTCGCAGGGCAGGCTGCCAGCAATAGCAAGCTGAGGACCGTGCTGCTCAGCATGACGAACAGCATAGGATGATTGAcaattgatgaagaggatgaatgATGAAGCCCATTGAGTTTGACCGCTACAATTGAAATTTTGATGGGATGGCCACGAGCTGGTTGCCGGATTAATTCGCGGACCTGCATGGCCCAGTATTTTAGGTGCTGTAGGTGCATCGGTTCATTTACTAGAGATGGGAGGTGATGATCCCTATACAAGGCCCAGagacatggacatggagtCGATGGAAGCCGCTGATTCGATGACTTACGGGCCTAGTCAGCCGCGGTAAATATTCAGCCCTACCCTATTGGTTACTGACAGCATTCAACTGAACAATCGGAAAACGGGCTAGATCAAGACCTGAAGATTACTAGAAATATAGGAATGGAATCCATATTTCGAGATGGAGACTTCCCTTGAGATGTTATTAGCGGCCGATCTAGCGATTTACTAGGGACGTGTTTCTAGCCTACTACGACTTTGAAGGAATCCAGAGGTATTTTAAATATCAGCTACTGCTCAGCACACGCCAAGATTCTCATGGAGACAGGGATATGCTCGATGTGATTAACGAAACTCCCCACCGTCGACGCGGAAAACTATTCCAGCACTAGCACCATGGGGCTCGTTGAAGCATATCTCAGCCAATAGGTTGCAGACTTGCTTCTTTGCATACTCACTTCCATACATCTACCATTGATCCAGGAATAGCAAAAGCGTGTCTATTAGTTCCTCCAGAAGTAGAGAAGAAAGCAAGTCCTTAGGCAGTTAGTATCGAGAAAATCAAGAAGGATACAAGGATAATGGATTTCATTTTATCTTGCCTGAAATCCGCAAGACAAGCAATATACTTCATgtaataagaaatattagGCTGGTTGACAATTTCATCTAGCGATAAGAACAGATACTTCCGCTGCTTTGTGACCTCTTTATCTGGGCAGAGATATTGATTGATCTGTTTCAGCATATAAACCACATCAAGTCTTGGCATCTAGGGTAGGGAAGATTAAACAGGCAGGGCGTAAGCACAAGTTCGTTGGTGCGCTGATCATGTTCCACAATGTCTCAGACAGTGCAGGGATTATCACGCGACGATTGTCATGTACAATTTTTTGATTCACGACTACGGGAATTGATTGCAGTCCGCTCAGGCAGGTTTTCAATTCGGAATTTTCTCCATCGGGTCAAGAGTATATTGCTAATTTCTATTTTGTAGCAGTTACAGTCAATTTCCAGACCTGAGCCCTATCAAGAGCTTCGCCCGTTTCACACTCGCCCGCTTCACCCTCAGCCGGCCACACAAACCTTTGATTTCGGGATTTGAATTGCAAAATGTGTGCGGGCAATCCACCGTCGCGCATCAAAGTGTGCTACAGTTTCTCTCGATGTCCCTTAATTTTAGATAGTACCCTAATGTTGTGCGCACACCGACATAAATTGCGACCTTGTTTGTGTTGCATATCACACACCTTCATCGCGAGGGTCTTAATTGAGGCCAAGGACCAATTGAAGATCAGCGCCATAATGGCTCGAGTGGAGCTGTCAAAAGGGCTTTCAACCTCTGAAGTCCAATAGAATTTCGTATTACTGGGAAATAATTTATCAGTTGGTAGACTTGTATCATATGTCCTCGCATACTTACTGGTGGCTTACAAGGGGGTGCCACCACATTGCGTGACGGAGCCCGGAGTGATTCTCAACCTTCTTTGGTCACGGAGAATCTTAGTAGTCAAAGGTATAAAACTTGATCAAAATAGTTTAAGATACTGTAAATAATGAAGAGTTACGTCTTGTGTGGCGGTGGAATATTGGCTGTCTTTTGTCGAACCAATCCCAGGGCATAAGCTCAATGTCATGAGAAAGAGGTTCATGTTATCAGAGACATGCAGGAAGTACAGCTAGCGAAATCCCAGCCCTCAAACCCTATTCTGGATTGACACGTCAATTGAGGGATATGCTTTTGACTATGGCTGATATGCATATAAGGCCCATTCGTCTCCTCTGCTCCTCCCCAGAGTCCCAACACCGGCTAAATCACAGCTTATTCCTTTCCCCGACTGTACCTAACCTATACCCGTCCTCTTTACAACCGGACTCGTGCCTTTTCAGTTGCTATCATGCCATCCAAGTTGTAACTCACCCGTCTAACACTCTCTTGATGCCGTTCTATAGAGGACGCCATACTGACTGACATGAATTGAAGAACCAATCCTGAGTGCCCCGCTGAGACAACCAATGAATCAATTCAGCCGCCGCCTCGCCAAGATAATGAGGCCACTACCGATCCTGACAATGCGACAACTACTGGTCATCCTTGCATGACAGTCGCTGAAAAGGCAGAAAGACAGGAACAAGACCTTGCAGGTATTGGATCTCGCTTCGACAACGATGAGATTAATGACCGCGAGTAGTCATGTTCTgtctttgagaagctctGCAGTTGGAGTAGCATGGGTTATAGCTAGGAATGATGACTACTGAATTGAGGTTATTCTTATCTTTGcatataataaacttaaataaTACCGGTAACTGGTTGCAGCTCTTATGCAATGGCAAATCCGTAACCAATATCATATCCCcactaattattattaattatttttagCAATTTCAGTGTCCTTCATGTCTTAATTATGATcataatatataaattatacaTCCTGCCTGTCGCCTAAAGCACTAAACATTAACCTAGCTCCTAAAACCGGCTTCGCAATCTTGAAAAGGAGACTAAACAGGAGTCATAAATCTCAGATCGTACTGTTATTCTCCAGGAGATGGGTCATTCACTGACTATATATCCTTCTTCATTCTGATAGTCTGCCGGCATTTTCAAGATAATCCGGGCAGTCAGCGTTAGCTCTTAGCCAGATATAGCTCTAAATAACGCATCTTAGAACGCACGTCAGTTAGGATACTAAATGTCATTCAATAGGTCAAGGTAACTTTTCAGCTTCTCATCTGAAACAGATCTCACTGCTAACATTCTAATCATCATTCGACCTAATTTAATCTCCAAGATGGTCTAGGGCCTTTCGGCGCTTTGATGTATGTCACTACATACTGGTGTAGCGCTTTGAACGGAAGTTAATAAAAAATCCTCTTCAAACTCTATACGAAGAGACCTAAAGCTATCCGGTTTTATAAGAAGCTTTGTCTACTTCTGAAGGTCTGAAAACAGTCTTATGATGGGTTGACCTGAAGGTAAGGAAAGAGCGCTATAGACTTGGGGTATTAGAGTTGTTAATCAGGATTATGGAGTGATACTGAGTGATACTTTCTTCCATGGAAGACGAAATGTACCTCATACATGATTAAACTAAGGTCTATATGGCCTAAATATGATATGCGTATCTTTAGTTAAATAGTAAACtttatttaaagtaaaaataaatCAGGAACTAATCTCCCTACGGAGACCTAGGCTTAACGCTCTCTAAAGTTAGTGTGACCCTTCCAAACAAGCCCTTCTGCTTGTTAATAGGCAACTTATTAATCGTAGTCTCCCTGACAATTATTATTTGCATTAACAGCCTGCTGATGATTAAGTTTATATGGGAAATTTTATGGCGCTAGTAAGATATGGGTGTTGCAATAATTAAAATAGGTAAGTATTAATGATTAGCGTTTTAGGCGCTATAGTAGCTATAGTAAGTCTAAAATAGGTAAgaatataaaagaaatacttgcaaattaattaatactaatattaatatataaactcgCGGTATTAGTAGGTATGCAGTGAATTCGCTTTGAGGTTATTTTCATTAATGGTTATTAGGCGACAGGGTTTGCGAACATGAATTAGTCTGCCATAACTAACCAGAGCGTGTTCTTGACTTATTAAGTTCAGCAATAGCTGTAGCCATATGTCTAGCCGCTATGAGTTAAGATTCTTTTAGTAAAAGGGGCGACCCTGGTCAGGTCTGGAGGTACCCTAGGCAGCATAACACGGCTAGGAAATAACATGGCGTTAGTAGGGGCATAGCAGGCGTCAAGTGAAAGAGGATTTCAGTAGAAGggctaattataattagatagaAATCAatagaatatattaagtagGAAGTTTAAATATCAACAGATagataaagaagaaaaataaagaagaaaagagaagaaagaaaaaaggaaaagaaagttaaaaaaaaaagtaaaataaataagtaagtaataataactatCTATAGGAATATAAATTTAGGGCTTCCTTCATTCTTCAtagattaataaaaatatataatcCTATAGTAATACCTATTATAGGTCTTAATAGCttctattataatactaattacCGGGTTATAATCTGCTGCCTCTGCAGAATATACCTAGttctaaaataaataagctaaaaaAGTCACCTATCAGTGCACAGGCTCTGAAGTCATGGACCATTGGCGTTGATACCCATGACGAGGTTCCAATCATTATCATCCAACAGCGCCATTAGCTTCTGACTAGACTAACTGCGGGATCATCACCATCTCGGTCTTGATGAAAATGATATTTATTCATTATTAACAATAGGTGAATACTTTCACGTAATGATCATCGTATACTATCAAACTCACAACAAGAATCGTGCTGTGATACCCGTATTGCCCCAAGTTACCCCATGCGCCCCCGTGTTCTACTAGCTCTCCGGGGCTGGTATGTAAACAAACCATGAATCCAGAATGAGAGAAACCAGTCAAGCCATCAATTTGCTGTTgttctttccttctctttgctgGAAAAATGGGTACTTCTTACAATTCTTTCCTCAATCTTCGAGGCCGCGCCTTGCGCCAAGCTCAAATCGGCTTCATTGCTGCGCCAGCGTTCATTTTATTTGGCTACAATCAGGCCGGCGTAGGCCCATTAGCGACACTGCAGAGCTTCGTTCATATCTTCCCCGACGTAGACACTGTCAACACGACCGGATCACTCAAGTCTCACGACTCAACCAGCAAAGGAGCTGTGATAGCTTCTTTCCAGATCGGCGCCTTGATAGGCTCTCTGTCTTGTCTCTTTCTCGGAGATCAGCTCGGTCGACGAAAAACAATATTCCTGGCTGCCGTTCTTACGATAATTGGTCAGATTCTCCAGGTAGCGGCTTATCACTTGGTTCAGTTCGTTGTCGGCCGTATTATACTTGGAATAGGAATTGGTGAAATTAGCGTCGTGGTACCGATTTGGCTTTCAGAATGCTCCCCTGCATCGCATCGTGGAAGAGACGTGGTGGCCGCTGGGATATTCATGTGTCTCGGCTATGCCTTGTGCAACTGGATCGACTACGGGTTCTACAACCTACCCACGTCAACCTTGCAGTGGCGGCTACCACTGGCTGTGTATATGCCGCTTTCATGTCTCATTCTGGGAGTCATCATGTTCATGCCCGAATCTCCAAGATGGCTGGTCCAAGTAAACCAGGCAGAGAAGGCCACCGCCACATTGATGGCACTTAAGAATCGTTCCGAGATCGACGAAGCCATCAGCACCGAGATCGCGCAAATCGAATCGTCACTCCAGAATGCTCGACAGGAGCGAACCTCTCTGATGAGCTTATTCTccaagaacaaagagaaactTGGTTATCGCTTTTTTCTGTGTATATTTCTACAGTTTGTGCAGCAAATGTGCGGCGGAaatctcatctcaacctACGCATCGACAATTTTTCAAGacaacctcagccttggcGTAAGCCTTTCTAAGATTCTGGCAGCGTGTGCTCTGACTTGGAAGTTCCTCAGCTGTTTCGTCAGCTATATTGCAATCGACAGATGGGGCCGCCGTGCGGTCTTTATGATTAGTGGAGCTGGCATGTCTATGTGTATGACCTGTTTGGCTATTTGTACCAGTTTTCCCTCCTCGTCACACTCGGCCTCGATCGCTTCAGCTTTTttcatctttcttttcaacTCATTCTATCCGATCGGATTCCTTGGAGCTAACTTTCTATACTGTAGTGAGGTTGCGCCTGTTAGGTTGCGAGTGGCTATGAACTCGGTCTCCACAGCCAACCACTGGCTGTGGAAATTTCGTCGTCACGATGGTCACGCCAGTCGCCATCGAAAACATTGGCTACCGGTATTATATCATATATGCCATCATATCAGCCTCGATACccatcgtcgtcttcttcttctatccGGAGACCATGAATCGCAACCTTGAGGCGCTCAATAATACCTTCGTAGAAGCGAGCACGGTCTTCGAGGTGGTTTCGATGGCTCGCAAGATGCCTACCCAGGAAATAGAGGATAGTTTATTCGATGGGAGTGCGCAGGACGGCAAGAAGAATCTGGAAGAAAAGGAATACGCATGAACAGCCCACAAATTTCAACAGCATCCAGCTTATAACGACATACCAAGATGCAAGCGTTTTGCACCAAGCTCTTCTCAGCCTGGCGTACATGGTTCCTGGGTTGGTTACATTTTCAACCGCCTCATTGTTATCACACAGTTCTACACGGGTTTCGCACCCGTCGACTATCAGTCTATGACTGGGCAGTGGGAGACCAACCTCACGCACATGattggagaggagaggatggAAAGACAAACTTGGCCGACTTAGAAGAGTTTTCGCAAGGTCTTTTGTTAAGCGAGCGGCATAGCGATAGCCTTTAATAATGAAAAGACTGGAAAGGCCTGAGGGGGGTTGTTTAAGTGACTCGGCAGTTTGATGTAGGTTAGGTAACGCCACTTGGCCGATTGCTCCATGACCCATTTCGGATTTACGCATCGATTCGCATCAACAAGTATAAGGTGACCAAGACCAGATGGTAATTGCATATTATACTGACTTGACATGCGCGTGGAATGGCAGTAGGGAATACCTCCCCGGATCTCTGCATGTTTTTGATGTCCCTTAATGTTAAGTGCCAGCGAGTTTTCTTCATAAATATCCCTAAGGGATTGCCATTATTATGTTATGCTTCTCAGTTTCACCCAAGCTGAATAACATTGTAagccagatgtgttatttgcacttaagacttgtggctgagagcttatatcaccagAAAGGACTGAGATGCTTCGGGGCCCTCCATGCTTTTTGCCTCCACTGTTGGCCCCACCTGAGACGTCCGTAGCTTCGCGCTAAAGGGTCGGCATCCATCGGACACCGACCCTGACAAAGATCCACCGCAAAACACCGACGACGTTTGCAGAGATGACAAACAAATGTTCTGGACTTGAGCGCGTCCCTCGTACAGAACCGACTCCGCACAGATGGAATGCGGCTTCTACTGATTTCCAATGCCCGCTTCTTCCTGCTCGATGCAATCAGCGAAACCCAGTCGAACAATTCATTAGATGAAGAATCTTCGGTCTGACCGCGGTGTGACTGAAATGGACTTTCATGGTCCGTCTATATAAAGGCACACGTACCCAGCAACCTGACTGCCAGGACCGACCCATTCGTGATCCTCATTACAGCCTCTCGCTGCGACACTCCCTCCTCTTAATCTCACACGTCCCTTGAGCAATGTCGCGCACTCTCCTCGTCACTGGTGCTACTGGTAAACAAGGCGGTTCTGTAATAACTGCATTGCTTGCCGCCCAGGCCGATTTCAATATTCTCGCCCTTACACGAGACGTCTCATCACCCTCGGCGAAGAAGTTGGCAGCCAGATCCACCAAGATCACACTTCTAGAAGGCAACTTGGATGACACAGATGCCGTCTTCAAGAACGCCAGCAAGGTCGCGACTTCGCCTATATGGGGTGTTTTCAGCGTTCAAGTAAGTACATCTCGACTGCTTCGAAACGAATGGACATGCTGATTGCTGGAATAGGCCCCTGCAATGAACAAAACGGGACCGATCATCGAAGAGAAGCAAGGCAAAGATCTTGTGGATGCCGCTCTTAAGAACAAGGTTAAGCATTTCGTCTACTCCTCTGTCGACCGCAACGGACTCAAATCGATCGAGAACCCCACCGATATTCCCCATTTCATGAGCAAGCACAACGTCGAGCTCCATCTGTTACGCAGAACTACTGGGACTGACATGGGCTGGACCATACTCCGCCCTGTCGCATTTATGGAGAACTTTGACGGCGGTCTTGTTGGCAAAATCTTTGCCTCGTGTTGGAAATTGGTTGTGAAATCTCGACCTCTTCAACTGATTGCGACAGCCGACATTGGAGCATTTGCAGCCAAAGCGTTCACCGATACCAATAAATTCGTTGGCAAGAGCATCTCGCTCGCAGGGGATGAGTTGACGTACGATCAGATGGCTGCGGTATTCAAGGAGAAGACTGGGTCAGAGGTGCCCTTGGCTGCTG
This window encodes:
- a CDS encoding general substrate transporter, which gives rise to MASFAYDQAVFSGIIVSKDFLQTMNHPDANMQGTITSLYNVGCFFGAVSGSLIGSYLGRKRSVVLGTTVLVIGAILQISAFSVPHMIVGRLVAGLGDGLNTATAPVWQSETTKAEWRGKLVVLGLVVNVAGFSLANWVTFGFSYLQGSISWRLPLAFKLLFCLVILCKSPWLPESPRWLISKGRIEEADVHNVKNVGTEGEKAKHTVSHSEN
- a CDS encoding general substrate transporter: MGTSYNSFLNLRGRALRQAQIGFIAAPAFILFGYNQAGVGPLATLQSFVHIFPDVDTVNTTGSLKSHDSTSKGAVIASFQIGALIGSLSCLFLGDQLGRRKTIFLAAVLTIIGQILQVAAYHLVQFVVGRIILGIGIGEISVVVPIWLSECSPASHRGRDVVAAGIFMCLGYALCNWIDYGFYNLPTSTLQWRLPLAVYMPLSCLILGVIMFMPESPRWLVQVNQAEKATATLMALKNRSEIDEAISTEIAQIESSLQNARQERTSLMSLFSKNKEKLGYRFFLCIFLQFVQQMCGGNLISTYASTIFQDNLSLGVSLSKILAACALTWKFLSCFVSYIAIDRWGRRAVFMISGAGMSMCMTCLAICTSFPSSSHSASIASAFFIFLFNSFYPIGFLGANFLYCSEVAPVRLRVAMNSVSTANHWLWKFPSIPIVVFFFYPETMNRNLEALNNTFVEASTVFEVVSMARKMPTQEIEDSLFDGSAQDGKKNLEEKEYA